The following nucleotide sequence is from Mytilus trossulus isolate FHL-02 chromosome 9, PNRI_Mtr1.1.1.hap1, whole genome shotgun sequence.
ATTTTTCACCAAAATCAGTTCACGATACAATCTGACTGTACTTCAGAAAATTGTCAAATCTGGATGAAAATGCAATGCTCTAGATGAAACACCAGGTATTCTTAGACCACCGTGCTGCTGGTTTTCTGTTGAAAAAAGTCATTTCCAAGATGTAAGTAATAAATACCCTATGCATTGGGCAATTAACTGACTATCCATATAATcaacattaaaaacatgataACGTTTACTACACCTGAGTTGATTAATGAAGAATTACAATAGTCTGTATCACAAAAACAGTAATGTGCGGTATATCCACTAGCATCATTAGTCCAATTTTTGCATCCGTTAGTTTCATTTATTCCTTGTAAAGATCCAGGATGATAACATACACGAACAATACCTATCCATCCttctggaaaaaaatatagttaatattaTTAACAACCAATAAATTTAAGTACTTTAGAAAAAATACAATCTAGTGTATATTattaagaagatatggtatgtgCCAATTAatcaactctccatccatgttccaatgtgtaaaaagtaaccAAGTTTGGGTCAAGGAATTCTTCACCACAAAGCCTTTGCTCACTCTGTGGCATAGACATGGATGTCAGACCACACTTCTCAGAGTGTTAGAAGACTGGCGTGAAGCTCTTGATAAAATCCTGTACATTGCAGCAGTGTTAATTCATCTTTCTAAGGCTTTTTACTGCCTGCCTCACAATATTATGCTAGATAAATTATCATTATATGGTTTAACCCCCAATTCAGTAGCTCTCCTATTTATCTAATCGAAAACAGCAAATTAAAGTAAACAATGTTCTGAGTGGTTTGGCTGACATCCATAAAGGCGTACCACAGGGTTCGATACTAGGACCATTgttgtttaacatatttataaatgatatttttctttttgttaaaaatgttagtttatataaCTATGCAGATGACATTACTTTGTCTTTTTGTACTCCAGATttcgatttatttatttttaactttggaATCTGAttcaaaaatacttatttaatGGTTCATGGTGAATAAAATGCAAGCAAATCCTGACAAATTTCAAGTTTTGGCTGTTGGCAAAAAGACCTTTGAAAAGAACCCATCTATACACATTCAAAATTCGAACTCACATGtgaaaaaacagtaaaattattaGACATTGCAATAGACTACCAGCTAAATTTTGATGTTCATATCAGCTCAATCTGTAGGAAGGCATCAcagcaattaaatattttaagacGTTTGGGCTCAGTTTTGTATAGAATTAGTAAACTTACTatatttcattcttttattcttagtaattttaatttttgccctTTGGCATGGCATTTTTGCACTGAGAAAAATTCCAACAAACTAGAAAAGGTGCAGGAAAGAGCACTCCGTTTTGTGTCTGAGGATTTTACAAACTCCTACGAGGACCTCTTACTTAAAGCTAAGGTGCCCTCCTTGCAGATCAGACGAATAAGAACAATGGCTctagaaacttttaaaataacctAGCTCCTGTCTGCTTACAAAATTTGGTGAatgtcaaaaaatctaaatattcttTCAGGTATGTAAATATTCTTGAAATTCCACAGGTAAGGTCAACCCGttacggtaaaaaaaaatcgttcaaATTTGATGCTGCTACTTTATTGAACAGCCTTCCAAACTATTTCAGAACTGAAAAtagttttttcacattttaaaagtcttgtTCAGTTCTGGAACGGTTTGAAAATCGCTGTTCTTCTTGCAGATACTTCTTGAGATGTTTATTATTTATGCTGCTTTTGGTTGCTTTGGTCAAGcaaatttttactttattcGAAATATGTTGCTTATTTTCTTTTGCATGCTATGTATGTGAgatttcaactttgtattacaGGTTGTTTTATATGTCATAATGCactgtttttatgttatttatatgtttttatattcggtCAAAAGCTCCTTAGAGCttgtgttgcttatttgtaCTTATGCCGAATCAAACTAAAATTCTTATCTTATCTTCATATAATAACTCCGAACATCAAACTTTAACGGCCCCTAGCCAGTCAGCAATCTGATGTTcagaagttgtcgtttgttaatgtgatTCATTAGttttttctcgtttctcgtttttttcgAGCTTGCGACGTTTGTACGACAAAGCGATACTACATTCCGTCGACGTCGTCGTCTTTGTCAATTGCGGCGTCGTCTACAAATACTCACTCTGtggaggattttttttttaaatcttaataacTTTCATAAAATATCCTCCATTTATACAAATCTTGtaagaagcttgtttatgataaaaagatagTATCGACATGATCTAGAAGGACAAAACAAAGGTAAAAAttgtttcctgttttttttcCGTATATTATTAAGAAACTTATTGTTCAACTCCCTCGGGCAAAGTCGGCTTAAGTTGAAATTGGCtatttgtttaaagtatttttgacatatagctttCGGTTTCGGAATATACATCTTCTGATTTCAAGaaattataaaacgtgttgtttccaattgtttacttataaatggacttagtatTTCTTCCAgtaaacattacatacagtcttcaaACGTTGACAGAATCTTTTTACAATCAAACGATAGTATTTAAAGGTAAATGTTTAATAGTTTGTCCCCATAGACAACAGCTAAAGTAGGCGAATCACTTTGTCCCCTGGAACCCTTGCGATCCTTTTATATaatacttatgaaccacatcaaacAATAAACGACAATTTTAGTTATaacatgttcctgacttgggataggtgtatattaactcatcatatataccaggactaaattcatatctgcacttgacgcgcgtttcgtctacaaaagactcatcagtgacattTTATGAATACAGGAAAAATCAGTGGTCTACATCTTCGACATCTTAAGCTTGCctttaattgtaaattaaatcAAAAGTAATTGTCAATGCATCTAAGAAAAGAGGGATTTTCAGATCGTCAGATTCAATATATGTCCAATCTTTTAAAAACACTAATTGAGAGATTTGTTGTATGTTTCATAATATGGTCATACATGCGTCTAAAACAGATGATACCGATTTAGGGCAGACAACTttagtgacctatagttgttaatttctgtgtcatgttggtctcttgtgaagggttgtctcatttgcaatcataccacatcttcttttttatagtcgAATCATATTCTTCCACACAGATTTCTCTTACAGAGTAATGaagaatatgaaataaaattgctaCTATATACGTTTTACTGCCACAACCACTGTTTGGCTAAACGATAAGATGCAAATCATAAGATCTCTAGATAACAGATAACAGATAACAGATATTTCGTTAGATCCGTAAATGTACATATTTCGTTCTATTGCTAATATTGCTAATTTGATTGTGGATAACCATGGAGAGCGTACATACACAGTCTTACACGATTTTTATGTCAACGCAACAATCTCGCTGTCTTTCGAGTTCATGTTTTACCATCAAGGTTGGTGTTGAACCTTGCTTTGCATCCTTTGGAATGAGATTTCAATATTGACTAGTTTCTTCTGCTTAGGTATTCactgatatctttttttgtacaaatacaGACAATGTATAAtcgttttttaaaacaatatatcaaaacCCGTGTACATGTAgtgtataaagttaaaactgcAACAGAAAAGTCCAACCTATATGTGAACTGTAGGTTTTGAAGTTGCTAAGGTTAGTAATGTTAATTTATATTCCTGGATGATTTCTTTGAGTTTTCGTCTATAATATTGTCACATTGGATTCTTTTCTCTGATTTCTTATTTGTTGTCCCTTTTCATTTAACCATTAAATAATTTCACATTCCAGCAACAATATGAAAAAGTACAGTAATTTATTATACactttttcttatacaattaaGGTAAACTTTGTGTAAACTTAGAAGCACCACTGTCAAAATTCTTAAAAGGTACAATAATGTGTTTTctacttttgtttaaaaaagacTTGATTTATAACACAGATGTATTCATATCGGGAAACATTATCCTTATTAAATTATCGCTGAATTCTGCTTTCATGCATTATTTGCATTCAAATCTTTCTCCTTTACCGCAGTGTCTTAGATTTATAATATAGCGTTTCGTAATAAATGCATGGTCATATATTTATGGCACAACGatgtttaaattgtaaatttagtCGTCCCTCTAGAATGTAAATTCTTCCGATTTATGTTCGCTACACAAAGCGCAAAGCAAAAGTAGGCAATTTAATATGATAATGCCCTGAGTTTCGTATACGGACTATCGATTTGTAGGTTTTCAATATCTTCACTTGATTCTAATTtcacagatattttaatttcgGTAACACGAGATTGAAATTTTACTTGTATTCTTCTATTGATATATTCAAAGTCTATCTTAACACTGGTTGAAATGGAcaaattgttaataaaaaaaacattggaaatgtcatttttttttaacttgtattCTTCTATTGATATATGCAAAGTCTATTTTAACACTGGTTGAAATGAGGCAAATtgttaataaaagaaaacaccATTGGAAATGGAAATGTGTCCAcgataaattgtaattttttctttatatcgtTTGAACAAGGTTGATTCGATATGATGTATAGTTGTATAAATGAAAGGTATAGATATCAGGAAGTGAAGCGTATTTATCAATTGTAAGTGACGAATTCATGTGATAATTAAccaatttattatttcatacaatTTATCCCAGAAGGATGAACGAACATAACTGTTGTAGCTTACTTATGGCGTAGTTGATATGCTTTTAAATCATCACGTTTTTATTCTGATAACTTTGTTCTtaatataatagataaatatcATCCAAATTATCAATTATTCGATATTCTACAGTTATAAAAAACAGCTTTGGTCAACTTGTGTATACTACCTTTGTCAGGTTGTCGTTGCAAGGCACATTTAGCATCTGGTCCTGGACAATGATCGGCTTTAAACTGATATGCCTTAAAATAAACCCCACATGCAGGGTTAACGTGGTTCTCACAGTTAAAACACTTCAATCCAGCCACTGAAACTGAAATAGTAGATATCATTAGTAATCAGTTTATAgtgttataaaagtaaaataggaTATTTGTAACTGTATGTTTAATTTAAAggatcaaaataataaataatctatataaaaattaacGTTCTGACTTTTGTCTCAAACCATACACAAGGCATCCTCTATGTAGCGTCTTTTCAGCACGGACAAAATACGCATGAAATtgattaatacaaaatatcagaaGATGGAGAATACCCTTGGGACGAAGCTTCTAATTGTTAAAATTCTCATCAATTTTGTAATATCATGAAATCAGCATGTGTGTTTAATATTGTCTATGctgatgaataaaaaaaggccACAGCGGTTTACCTATGTTAAAAATACGTTAAACAGTTTGTTCATGTATTAAACAAAGGGGAATTTCACTATCTAATGATAAATACAGAGCAAGACAGGATCCTCAGACAGTTGTTTTATATGGTTTTGTATATTCTACAAA
It contains:
- the LOC134683905 gene encoding uncharacterized protein LOC134683905 isoform X2; protein product: MILDFSLHFALIGFMSLAVSVAGLKCFNCENHVNPACGVYFKAYQFKADHCPGPDAKCALQRQPDKGWIGIVRVCYHPGSLQGINETNGCKNWTNDASGYTAHYCFCDTDYCNSSLINSGVVNVIMFLMLIIWIVS
- the LOC134683905 gene encoding uncharacterized protein LOC134683905 isoform X1, translating into MILDFSLHFALIGFMSLAVSVAGLKCFNCENHVNPACGVYFKAYQFKADHCPGPDAKCALQRQPDKEGWIGIVRVCYHPGSLQGINETNGCKNWTNDASGYTAHYCFCDTDYCNSSLINSGVVNVIMFLMLIIWIVS